Proteins found in one Campylobacter lari genomic segment:
- a CDS encoding HemK/PrmC family methyltransferase produces MSIKQALEQAYAKDPTHKEYILFILCELLQKDRAWVFLNPEFQIDEKVFLEYVDRFLYGEPFEYLFQKTQFYGLDFFIKKGVLIPRFDSEILLERCLEILDHNSFKNILEIGFGSGILSICLAKLKQIFIQACDINPKALELAKKNADFHHVLNLINFQLCDFKSMRGNFDFIFSNPPYIKNDYPLDKWVQNEPHNALFGGDKGWEILHEIILFAKNHNTKVLACEFGYDQKAILNKILEENGFKATFYQDYNGFDRAFVAWNLKN; encoded by the coding sequence ATTTCAATCAAACAAGCTTTAGAACAAGCTTATGCAAAGGACCCTACTCACAAAGAATATATACTTTTTATTCTTTGTGAGCTTTTGCAAAAAGATAGGGCTTGGGTTTTTTTAAACCCTGAATTTCAAATCGATGAAAAAGTTTTTTTAGAATATGTTGATAGATTTTTATACGGCGAGCCTTTTGAATATTTATTTCAAAAAACGCAGTTTTATGGTTTAGATTTTTTTATTAAAAAAGGGGTTTTGATACCACGTTTTGATAGTGAAATATTACTTGAAAGATGCTTGGAAATTTTAGATCATAACTCTTTTAAAAATATACTTGAAATTGGCTTTGGGAGTGGAATTTTAAGTATTTGCCTAGCAAAGTTAAAGCAAATTTTTATACAAGCTTGCGATATTAATCCAAAAGCACTAGAGCTTGCTAAAAAAAATGCAGATTTTCATCATGTTTTAAATTTAATTAACTTTCAACTTTGCGATTTTAAAAGCATGCGTGGAAATTTTGACTTTATTTTTTCTAATCCACCTTATATTAAAAATGACTATCCTTTAGATAAATGGGTGCAAAATGAACCACATAATGCTTTATTTGGAGGAGATAAAGGCTGGGAAATTTTACATGAAATTATCCTTTTTGCCAAAAATCATAACACAAAAGTCTTAGCGTGTGAGTTTGGTTATGATCAAAAAGCAATTTTAAATAAAATTTTAGAAGAAAATGGTTTTA
- a CDS encoding M48 family metallopeptidase, producing the protein MTLISILCIYTAFLVFISYMQISFLKKEREKQAIILNEHDYKNAANIAIENEKYKIFSNLYNLIINISWISFGFLYLKEVFIKENSTLENTLFLLAFLLVISILNLPLSYYESFIKDKKHGFSNMTLALFVKDSIKSLALMLIFGFLIIYALVFCFEFFNTYWWIVAFALSFIIILIINLIYPTLIAPMFNKMKKLEDENLLKKITNLMQKCGFSANGVYVIDASKRDKRLNAYFGGLFKSKRVVLFDTLLNALKEKELIAVLGHELGHFVHKDLLKMLFASAFMLFALFFIFAHLPSFFYIESHLDGVNAGVFALLLIFGNIFTFIISPLLNKMSQKNEFNADLHGAKLSSKEDMKNALIALAKENKAFVKTSKIYTFFHLSHPCIYDRIKALQ; encoded by the coding sequence ATGACTTTAATATCTATTTTATGTATTTACACAGCCTTTTTGGTTTTTATATCTTATATGCAAATTTCTTTTTTAAAAAAAGAAAGAGAAAAACAAGCGATTATTTTAAATGAGCATGATTATAAAAATGCTGCAAATATCGCCATAGAAAATGAAAAATACAAAATCTTTTCTAATCTTTATAATCTGATAATTAATATTTCTTGGATTAGCTTTGGCTTTTTGTATTTAAAAGAAGTTTTCATAAAAGAAAATTCGACTTTAGAAAATACTTTATTTTTACTTGCATTTTTATTGGTTATTAGTATTTTAAATTTACCACTTAGTTATTACGAAAGCTTTATAAAAGATAAAAAACACGGCTTTTCAAATATGACTTTAGCTCTTTTTGTTAAAGATAGTATTAAATCTTTAGCTCTAATGCTTATTTTTGGCTTTTTAATCATTTATGCTTTAGTATTTTGCTTTGAATTTTTTAACACATACTGGTGGATCGTTGCTTTTGCTTTAAGCTTTATAATCATACTTATTATAAATCTCATCTACCCTACACTTATTGCACCAATGTTTAATAAAATGAAAAAACTTGAAGATGAGAATTTATTAAAAAAAATCACCAATTTAATGCAAAAATGTGGCTTTAGTGCAAATGGTGTTTATGTTATTGATGCAAGTAAAAGGGATAAAAGATTAAATGCTTATTTTGGCGGTTTATTTAAAAGTAAAAGAGTGGTGCTTTTTGATACACTTTTAAATGCCTTAAAAGAAAAAGAACTCATTGCTGTTTTAGGTCATGAGCTAGGGCATTTTGTGCATAAAGATTTACTAAAAATGTTATTTGCTAGCGCTTTTATGCTTTTTGCTTTATTTTTTATCTTTGCACACTTACCAAGCTTTTTTTATATTGAAAGTCACTTAGATGGAGTAAATGCTGGAGTTTTTGCACTTTTATTGATTTTTGGAAATATTTTTACTTTTATTATCTCTCCACTACTTAATAAAATGAGCCAAAAAAATGAATTTAATGCTGACTTACATGGAGCAAAACTAAGCTCTAAAGAAGATATGAAAAATGCTCTCATAGCTTTAGCAAAAGAAAATAAAGCCTTTGTTAAAACAAGTAAAATTTATACTTTCTTTCACCTAAGTCATCCTTGTATTTATGATAGAATCAAAGCTTTACAATGA